TCAAAGGACCTGATGGCCGGAGTCGGCGTCGTACCCCACAGCCGTGACGTGCCCCGAGAGTTCGGGGGCGATGGCCGCCCACCCCTGGCGCAGCGGGGCGCCGGCGGCTGGGAGCTTGCATGCCCGTTCGGTGACCAGCGCGCCGGTGGCCACTCCGAGTTTCATCGGTTCGCGACCGTCCCGGCGCACCGCACCGAGCACGCGCGGCTGCTGCTTCGTCTTCTGGCCGCAGCCGTTCTTCCGGGCCTGCTCCATCGCTGCCCGCAGCGCGACCCGGGCCAGGTCGACCCCGGACAGCTCGCCGGCGCTCAGGCCTGCCCCCGGGTGGTGTAGCCGAGGTCCGCCCTTGAATCCCGCTCGGGAGGGGCGCATGGACCCCTGGAAGCGGACGTAGGGGACCATATTTGATGCGTTGTGACACGTTCCCGGGGTGTGTGACAAGCAGCGTCACGCTCACGTTCTGTGAGTGTGACGCCTTGCCGGATGAGAGGGTCCCTTGTGAAGCGGATCTGCTTCACAGGCCCCGGACCGAGATCATCTGGTCCACGGCTTTCTGAACCTTCGGCAGGAACGCCGTGATGGACTCGCTACTGGGTTCCTCGCCGAGCTGGTCCAGAGCACTCGCGTGGGTGAGGACGATGTCGGGCTGGTGGACCAGGCCTGCGGCCCACACGTCCAGCTCCGCTTCGGTGCCTCCGTCGTCGCCGGGACCGTAGTTGATGTACAGAACGGGGAGCTCAGCGGAAGAGTCCAACAGGGTACGGATGTCTGCGACGGTAACCTGCGGCGCTGGCCTGTCGACGGTCGGTTCCATGGTGTGAGGCTCCTCCGGCTGATAGTTGAGTCAGCCTATGTCCGCTGAGGCGAATGCACCTCAATACCGATCACCGAACTTTGGCCGGGTCCGCAACTGCCAGGGCCCTGGGCCGGCAAGCGGTTCGTCGCGAAGGATGTGCGCCATGTACGACACCTTCCAATACCGCTACCTCCACGCCGGCATGGGCCTGGCCGCAGATCTGCGCGCCGACGCGTACGAGACGGACGACGCCCCGCCCCCGACCGGCCGCCTCATCAACGCTCCCTGTACCTGCGGCTTCCTGCGGACCGGGCCCCGTACTGGCTGGACGCGGCGTGGTTTGCTTTCGGTGCTTCCCTCCACGCCGAGCAGTTGACCGGCGGCCGGGCCCTGATCCTCGACGTCGACGCGTTCACGTACCCCCGCGCCGACTACCGTTCAGAGGTTGCTGCCCTCGCCCTCGACGGCTGGATCCACCGCCGCTTCAAGCTCGAACCCTGCGGTGCCACAGTGGCGTACGACCGGCCCTCCCACCGTTTCGCCTTCACCTGGCCGGGCCCGGTCGCCCCCTTCGCCGACGAGTTGCTGCCACCGCGCTCCGCGTGATTGGCCAGCCAGACACACGCGTTCCCCGGTGTTCGGCGCAGGCGGCGGTGCTGGGTCCAGGCGGGGGCGGCGAGCTCCAGGACTGGCGGCCGGACCGTCCCCGTCTGCGCCGCCTCCTCCGCCGAGCAGGTGGCGGGTCCCGGGCGTGCGCTGAAGGCGGGGGTGGTGGCCGACCTGGCACCGGCCGCCCGGTCATCCGCCCCGTGGTCCTCAGTCCTCGCGGGCAGCCCTCAGTCGGTCGATGGGTCCAGGGAAAGGGGGGCGTCCTCACGGAAAGGCACCTCATACGCCACCGATACGGTGCAGCAGTACTCCGCCGCCGTATCGACGTAGCGCACGATGTGCTCCGCCGAACCGTCCCGCGGGCGGGAACACCGTCCCCGGGCCACCCCATCGTGGTACGCGGCGAGCCGGGCTGGGCTGCGGCCCCGCAGCCAGGCCTCGCGGTCGGGTCCGTCGGTCACGGCGAGCCCGAGCCCGACGGGGAAGCGACTGACCGCGTACACGACGAGATCCCCTCGCCCGGCAGAGGCGAAGTGCAGTCGACGGCCGGCCGGTGAGGACGCACTGCGGCCATGGAGGCGACCGCAGTGCGGGCAGGGGCCGTCGTCCATGACGACGGCCCCTGGGTCGGCGTCCAGCAGTTGCCCGAGGAGTAGCCGCAGCCCCGCGCGGACCGTGAGGAGGCGCTCTCCTTCCGGGCCCGCCGTCTCCGGGGTGAGGTGGGCCCGGTCGTCGGGGGCAAGCCCTTCGCGCAGGGCTCGACGTTCCTCGGGCGCCAGCGTGGACATCTCGAACGTGCGTAGTGCGACGTAGCCGAAGGCTCCGTCGCTCTGCGTGGGGTCGAGATCGAGGGGTGGCGCGGGCAGCGGAGTCCGCTGCCTACCCCAGCCGCCGTCGGGATTCGTCGCGGGCACGATGGGAAATACCGCAGACGCGGGAGAGGGATCCGGCTCCAAGGGGTTCATACGCTCTGTC
This is a stretch of genomic DNA from Streptomyces sp. NBC_00285. It encodes these proteins:
- a CDS encoding DNA-3-methyladenine glycosylase I, translating into MAKRERFRIAFAGFEFHTIADFTDDVQCLLGDAGIVRHRGTIETVINKARRAAELEREAGSLAAYFRRFEPAPNEVDPPQTVSTSPASVALSKDLMAGVGVVPHSRDVPREFGGDGRPPLAQRGAGGWELACPFGDQRAGGHSEFHRFATVPAHRTEHARLLLRLLAAAVLPGLLHRCPQRDPGQVDPGQLAGAQACPRVV